In Ptychodera flava strain L36383 chromosome 21, AS_Pfla_20210202, whole genome shotgun sequence, a genomic segment contains:
- the LOC139121186 gene encoding LOW QUALITY PROTEIN: uncharacterized protein (The sequence of the model RefSeq protein was modified relative to this genomic sequence to represent the inferred CDS: inserted 1 base in 1 codon) yields the protein MATVAPKPKLKKGRVTPNPPAEEDRPRSPAVSVKADEDENKKGTAGSSSQKTGSVISVKEASDKTKQTNMQVSPEKILAQQSDERPSSGKKPFKANTVEPIDQKIATTNGHAETPTAWSGKPGEGSPRSRPRSGRSIPPLLQAGGSPRLSAKNGRNSPQSTVFTGSYSSMHSIITVEEARPESRLDGVAGEGGMNADTRTLVTASNRSLLQQPELDEHANAYVPYLYARDCLAKVMDDMKRMKISHVKIVHEIKDNYQQIEEETQGQFNTFVISLRENYASKVKTFKQVIEIHREEFSRHQLYWDETLASLSARNKQLLKDKKRLLIINKVEIDRLEKEKETLVTDLTQKIDKEHQQYVLVTKDLENVKKQHEEELEAKDKISKDAIESEKKENERLRALLAAKPATVTTLATQPATSDTKTTQPEATTIGAVAATAVVSSVITKSLEEEERKKYESEIQNTEKELAIMKAKYEALQVQFQLVAAAAAQDKEKTQETIVVVATEKEELKEEKAKVEKEIKEWENDFQKKKGREPTEKERTKSVEKLTQKSEEMEKKIQQLDVQIETLNTVKEGKVPEPVAVAVPEPVIKTVEVKVQDPALVAAIAVAEQQSAEQRQKVQELEAALKEKNKTIKQLEKEKKKLNRTKSSQQMPLKNILTSKDEKNVKILLEAVIRHVHSIHGEVKKASDKTSTRLKENEGQKKGFVDTRDKLKEDIEKWVEKFTEDNGREPAEEDRDSTVQNLYSRLEKYNNKCLTNETDIVALTMMKTGEIPEEFGVLAAATVTAPGVAASASAEEIQELEEKIKILMEENESLNNKNSELEDKNGDLEDKIEELQEQLKELEVQIAAGVGVGAAAGAGVAVGVAAGGAVTPAAAAVAAAAVTADLDEDVEELGEQLTALQKQVDDAEARLREEKLAHNKTKEELEELKLELERLKGDVSGQSDELEAKLKAKQKLLEDEIKAKDKDLSEAKQKIDELEKEKLQNVPVDSAKEIRKLQEKLKKVEAEKQTSDKAVRTKTAELEEIKPKVTNLSQSLAKEREINRGHQDKLKQKMAEKDREMKEHAWQIDKKATERADEEKKRTKALEKKIKELQLAVAAGGGAAAAGKGGADDAKVKKLQEQMATMKKQIKEDQEKIKQFERDAKEARVAAAQDKSGKKADKQIKELDKKLEMEKKKFEREQKKATELEEELNTTKKDLSASQEENKKLGAELAALGVAAKEGIAAAQKVTSLESEVKKLNAENKTLTDNWNSERVLRKKYYNMVEDMKGKIRVYCRARPMSKSETDRGNVSVIKSPDEYTIEVSSNRGLKEFQYDQVFTESSTQEKIFEDTNNLIQSAVDGYNVCIFAYGQTGSGKTFTMIGDKDQNFPGIAPRXFQQIYSLVEENKKKFTFKISSYMLELYNDKLIDLYNPNQADGKLDIKKDKKGMVVINGAVVQAAGNAKELFGLFEEGSRNRHIASTKMNAESSRSHLIIGIVIESTNVTTGTVTSGKLSLVDLAGSERASKTEASAEQLKEAQSINKSLSALGDVISALSSGQSFIPYRNNKLTMLMQDSLGGNAKTLMFVNVSPADYNADETVISLTYASRVKLITNDAAKNADNKEIARLKEVISKLKKGESVDEDAD from the exons ATGGCGACTGTTGCGCCaaaaccaaaattgaaaaaggGAAGGGTGACTCCAAACCCACCTGCAGAAGAAGACAGGCCTAGATCTCCAG CTGTAAGTGTGAAAGCAGATGAAGACGAGAATAAAAAAGGTACTGCTGGAAGCTCTTCACAGAAGACAGGAAGTGTGATTTCTGTCAAAGAAGCCAGTGATAAAACCAAGCAAACTAATATGCAG GTGTCTCCAGAGAAAATTCTAGCTCAGCAATCAGACGAGAGGCCCAGCAGTGGAAAAAAGCCATTCAAAGCAAACACAGTAGAACCAATTGATCAGAAGATTGCCACTACTAACGGCCATGCTGAAACCCCTACAG CATGGAGCGGCAAACCAGGGGAAGGCAGCCCAAGAAGTCGTCCAAGGTCAGGAAGATCAATTCCACCGTTGCTGCAGGCCGGTGGCTCACCTAGGCTCAGCGCCAAGAATGGTAGAAATTCCCCGCAGTCCACAGTGTTCACAGGCAGTTATTCCAGCATGCATTCCATCATCACAGTGGAGGAAGCCAGGCCGGAGTCCAGGCTGGATGGAGTGGCAGGTGAAGGCGGAATGAATGCAG ACACCAGGACTTTGGTGACAGCGTCAAACAGGTCTCTACTACAACAACCAGAGTTAGATGAACATGCTAATGCTTATGTGCCATATCTGTATGCAAGGGACTGTCTGGCAAAG GTAATGGATGACATGAAGCGGATGAAGATAAGTCATGTGAAAATTGTACATGAAATCAAAGACAATTATCAGCAAATAGAGGAAGAGACACAG GGTCAATTTAATACATTTGTGATCAGTTTGCGAGAAAACTATGCCTCCAAAGTGAAAACATTCAAACAAGTCATTGAAATTCATAGAGAGGAGTTTTCCAGACATCAGCTCTACTGGGATGAAACACTCGCT AGCCTTAGTGCCAGAAATAAACAGCTACTCAAAGACAAAAAGAGGCTACTTATTATAAACAAGGTAGAAATAGACAGGTTGGAGAAAGAAAAG GAAACACTTGTAACAGACTTGACTCAGAAGATTGACAAAGAACATCAGCAATACGTACTGGTGACAAAGGATCTAGAAAATGTCAAGAAACAACATGAAGAAGAACTTGAAGCAAAAGATAAG ATAAGCAAAGATGCAATAGAGAGTGAGAAGAAAGAGAATGAGAgattgagggcgctgttggCAGCCAAACCAGCAACTGTCACAACATTGGCAACCCAGCCAGCAACCTCTGACACCAAGACCACACAGCCAGAGGCAACAACCATTGGTGCAGTAGCTGCAACTGCTGTGGTGTCTTCCGTCATTACAAAGTCACTTGAAGAAGAAGAGAGAAAGAAATATGAATCTGAAATTCAGAATACAGAAAAG GAACTAGCAATAATGAAAGCCAAATACGAAGCCCTTCAGGTCCAGTTCCAGCTGGTTGCCGCTGCCGCTGCTCAGGACAAGGAGAAAACTCAAGAGACCATCGTAGTCGTGGCAACTGAGAAAGAAGAACTGAAGGAAGAGAAAGCCAAGGTGGAGAAGGAAATCAAGGAATGGGAGAATGACTTCCAGAAGAAGAAAGGCAGAGAACCAACAGAAAAAGAAAG gACAAAATCAGTGGAGAAACTGACACAGAAATCTGAGGAGATGGAGAAGAAGATACAACAGCTGGACGTCCAGATTGAAACTCTGAACACAGTGAAAGAAGGCAAAGTACCAGAGCCTGTTGCAGTGGCTGTACCAGAACCTGTCATCAAGACTGTGGAG gtcaaagttcaagacCCAGCACTGGTTGCCGCCATTGCAGTGGCAGAGCAGCAGTCGGCCGAGCAGAGACAGAAAGTTCAAGAACTTGAAGCGGCGCTGAAGGAGAAAAACAAGACCATCAAACAGCTTGAGAAGGAGAAGAAAAAACTCAACAGAACCAAGTCCAGTCAACAGATGCCTTTAAAGAATATACTAACCAGCAAAGATGAGAAAAATGTGAAGATCTTGTTGGAGGCTGTAATTAGACAT GTCCACAGTATCCATGGTGAAGTCAAAAAAGCATCTGATAAGACATCAACACGACTCAAGGAAAACGAGGGCCAGAAAAAGGGTTTTGTAGATACCAGAGATAAACTGAAAGAAGACATTGAGAAATGGGTTGAAAAGTTCACTGAAGACAATGGCAGAGAACCCGCTGAAGAAGATAG AGATTCAACGGTTCAGAATCTGTACTCAAGGTTGGAGAAATACAACAACAAGTGCCTGACAAATGAAACTGACATTGTGGCATTGACAATGATGAAGACAGGCGAGATACCGGAGGAATTCGGCGTCTTGGCAGCGGCCACTGTCACCGCTCCAG GGGTTGCAGCAAGTGCCAGTGCTGAAGAAATCCAAGAACTGGAAGAAAAGATTAAGATCCTGATGGAGGAGAATGAATCGTTGAACAACAAGAACTCAGAACTTGAAGACAAGAATGGTGACTTGGAAGACAAGATTGAGGAACTTCAGGAGCAACTCAAGGAGTTGGAAGTCCAGATTGCTGCTGGTGTTGGTGTTGGTGCTGCTGCTGGGGCTGGAGTGGCTGTAGGTGTTGCAGCCGGTGGTGCAGTCACACCAGCCgctgctgctgttgctgctgctgcagTCACTGCAGATCTGGATGAAGATGTTGAG GAACTCGGAGAGCAGCTGACAGCTCTACAGAAACAAGTGGATGATGCCGAGGCACGCTTACGTGAAGAGAAGCTGGCTCACAACAAGACCAAGGAAGAACTAGAAGAACTCAAACTGGAATTAGAAAGACTAAAAGGAGATGTGTCTGGTCAATCTGATGAATTGGAGGCCAAGTTGAAGGCGAAACAGAAACTACTTGAAGACGAAATCAAAGCAAAAGATAAG GACTTGAGTGAAGCCAAACAGAAGATTGATGAACTGGAgaaggaaaaattacagaatgtACCGGTAGACAGTGCCAAGGAGATCAGGAAACTGCAGGAAAAATTG AAAAAAGTGGAGGCAGAGAAACAAACCAGTGACAAAGCAGTGCGCACCAAGACAGCTGAGTTGGAGGAAATCAAACCAAAAGTCACCAATCTCAGTCAGTCATTGGCTAAAGAAAGAGAAATCAATAGAGGTCACCAG GACAAACTGAAGCAGAAGATGGCTGAGAAGGACCGAGAGATGAAAGAACACGCCTGGCAGATTGACAAGAAAGCCACGGAGAGAGCTGATGAAGAGAAGAAAAGAACCAAAGCCctggagaaaaaaatcaaagaacTTCAGCTGGCCGTGGCAGCTGGTGGTGGTGCCGCTGCTGCTGGCAAG GGTGGGGCTGATGATGCCAAGGTGAAGAAACTACAAGAACAGATGGCTACCATGaagaaacaaatcaaagaagACCAAGAGAAGAttaaacagtttgaaagagatgCCAAGGAGGCTAGAGTTGCTGCTGCACAAGAT AAAAGTGGCAAGAAAGCTGACAAACAAATCAAGGAGCTGGACAAGAAACTGGAGATGGAGAAGAAGAAGTTTGAAAGAGAACAGAAAAAGGCAACTGAGTTAGAGGAAGAACTCAACACAACAAAGAAG GACCTCTCAGCATCACAGGAAGAGAATAAAAAACTGGGCGCTGAGTTAGCTGCACTTGGTGTGGCTGCCAAGGAAGGCATTGCAGCCGCTCAGAAAGTGACATCCTTGGAAAGTGAAGTGAAGAAACTGAACGCAGAGAACAAAACCCTGACAGATAACTGGAACAGTGAGAGA GTTCTGAGGAAGAAGTACTACAACATGGTTGAAGATATGAAGGGTAAAATACGAGTATACTGCCGTGCAAGACCAATGAGCAAATCTGAAACGGATAGG GGTAACGTCTCGGTGATCAAGTCTCCCGACGAGTACACAATTGAAGTGTCGAGCAACCGTGGTCTCAAGGAATTCCAGTATGATCAAGTGTTCACAGAAAGTTCCACCCAAGAAAAGATCTTTGAAGATACCAAT AACTTGATACAGTCAGCTGTTGATGGATACAATGTGTGTATATTTGCGTACGGTCAGACTGGATCCGGTAAAACCTTTACCATGATTGGAGACAAAGACCAGAACTTCCCCGGTATTGCTCCCA GCTTTCAACAGATATATTCTCTGGTTGAGGAAAATAA gaagaaatttacattcaagaTATCAAGTTACATGCTGGAGTTGTACAATGataaattgatagatttgtatAATCCAAATCAGGCAGAT GGTAAGCTAGATATCAAGAAAGACAAAAAGGGAATGGTTGTAATCAATGGAGCTGTTGTACAAGCTGCTGGCAATGCCAAGGAATTGTTTGGACTCTTTGAAGAAGGTTCCAGAAACAGACATATTGCGTCAACAA AAATGAACGCTGAGAGTTCAAGGTCACATTTAATCATCGGTATTGTCATCGAGAGCACCAACGTGACCACTGGCACGGTTACCAGCGGAAAACTCAGCCTGGTTGATTTGGCGGGAAGTGAACGTGCTTCAAAGACAGAAGCCTCAGCTGAACAACTCAAG GAAGCGCAGTCCATCAACAAGTCACTCAGTGCACTGGGTGATGTCATTTCAGCTCTGTCAAGTGGCCAGTCTTTCATCCCTTACCGTAACAACAAACTGACAATGTTGATGCAAGATTCCCTCGGAGGAAACGCAAAGACTCTCATGTTTGTCAACGTCTCACCAGCTGATTACAATGCAGATGAGACCGTCATTTCCCTCAC ATATGCTTCCAGAGTGAAGTTAATCACAAATGATGCAGCCAAGAATGCTGATAACAAGGAGATTGCAAGATTGAAGGAG gTCATTTCAAAACTCAAGAAGGGCGAATCTGTGGATGAAGATGCAGACTAG
- the LOC139120924 gene encoding uncharacterized protein isoform X1, with translation MVSLGRKSQSQRENNNSTVSNADILSKCKVKCMSRGIIPKWKTRLVTITFPGIIKVEKQRGKPKTKCYLLSNYHTIEEPKLPWWIKSKVFCVALVPKENKRVTPVTFALGNREARREFVRMLLMTKLVPFSSANMSTMTTPPHAFHDEALRDTQVSYQSDEGNSHSDSEEAWSGGEEDDLLTEIGILPARRVCRDFETGSPEFEDDSQITNVYDDNDSGQHDLFADSIGGKSEKSVFEDSVGVNVDLPTPTSCKNSDGHQDTISISREEEELSCHHSEEVIEYECNFEDYIIIELHRTSVTDSDLGTTSQGAERKGIFFNPKTKLSKFFGLLRRFSNFLITCLLRKTSAFKSKQSEKTHDG, from the exons ACATTTTATCGAAGTGCAAAGTAAAATGCATGTCAAGGGGAATTATTCCCAAGTGGAAAACGCGACTGGTGACGATCACGTTCCCGGGAATAATCAAAGTGGAAAAACAGAGG GGTAAGCCAAAGACGAAATGTTATTTACTTTCTAATTATCACACAATCGAAGAACCTAAATTACCCTGGTGGATCAAGTCCAAGGTGTTCTGTGTCGCCCTTGTACCAAAGGAAAACAAGAGG GTAACCCCCGTCACATTCGCGCTCGGAAACCGAGAAGCTCGGCGAGAGTTTGTCCGCATGCTGTTGATGACAAAACTTGTGCCGTTTTCATCAGCGAATATGTCAACGATGACTACACCCCCTCATGCATTCCACGACGAGGCCCTTAGAGATACACAAGTTTCATATCAGTCAG ATGAAGGAAACAGTCACTCGGATAGTGAAGAAGCTTGGTCTGGAGGGGAAGAAGACGATCTTCTGACTGAGATTGGAATTCTTCCAGCTCGCAGAGTGTGCAGAGATTTTGAAACAGGAAGTCCAGAATTCGAAGATGACAGTCAGATAACCAACGTTTATGATGACAATGATTCTGGTCAACACGATCTGTTTGCAGACTCTATAG GAGGAAAAAGCGAAAAGTCTGTCTTTGAAGACAGTGTCGGTGTCAACGTTGACCTACCAACCCCTACATCCTGCAAAAATTCCGATGGACACCAAGACACAATCTCGATCTCTCGTGAGGAAGAAGAGTTGTCTTGTCACCACTCCGAAGAGGTCATAGAATATGAGT GTAACTTCGAAGACTACATCATCATTGAATTACATCGAACAAGTGTAACAGACAGTGACCTTGGTACAACAAGTCAAGGGGCAGAACGTAAAGGCATATTTTTCAACCCAAAGacgaaactttcaaagttcttcGGACTGTTACGTAGATTTTCTAATTTTCTAATTACATGTCTTCTACGCAAGACATCGGCCTTCAAGTCTAAGCAAAGTGAGAAAACCCATGATGGATAA
- the LOC139120924 gene encoding uncharacterized protein isoform X2: MSRGIIPKWKTRLVTITFPGIIKVEKQRGKPKTKCYLLSNYHTIEEPKLPWWIKSKVFCVALVPKENKRVTPVTFALGNREARREFVRMLLMTKLVPFSSANMSTMTTPPHAFHDEALRDTQVSYQSDEGNSHSDSEEAWSGGEEDDLLTEIGILPARRVCRDFETGSPEFEDDSQITNVYDDNDSGQHDLFADSIGGKSEKSVFEDSVGVNVDLPTPTSCKNSDGHQDTISISREEEELSCHHSEEVIEYECNFEDYIIIELHRTSVTDSDLGTTSQGAERKGIFFNPKTKLSKFFGLLRRFSNFLITCLLRKTSAFKSKQSEKTHDG, translated from the exons ATGTCAAGGGGAATTATTCCCAAGTGGAAAACGCGACTGGTGACGATCACGTTCCCGGGAATAATCAAAGTGGAAAAACAGAGG GGTAAGCCAAAGACGAAATGTTATTTACTTTCTAATTATCACACAATCGAAGAACCTAAATTACCCTGGTGGATCAAGTCCAAGGTGTTCTGTGTCGCCCTTGTACCAAAGGAAAACAAGAGG GTAACCCCCGTCACATTCGCGCTCGGAAACCGAGAAGCTCGGCGAGAGTTTGTCCGCATGCTGTTGATGACAAAACTTGTGCCGTTTTCATCAGCGAATATGTCAACGATGACTACACCCCCTCATGCATTCCACGACGAGGCCCTTAGAGATACACAAGTTTCATATCAGTCAG ATGAAGGAAACAGTCACTCGGATAGTGAAGAAGCTTGGTCTGGAGGGGAAGAAGACGATCTTCTGACTGAGATTGGAATTCTTCCAGCTCGCAGAGTGTGCAGAGATTTTGAAACAGGAAGTCCAGAATTCGAAGATGACAGTCAGATAACCAACGTTTATGATGACAATGATTCTGGTCAACACGATCTGTTTGCAGACTCTATAG GAGGAAAAAGCGAAAAGTCTGTCTTTGAAGACAGTGTCGGTGTCAACGTTGACCTACCAACCCCTACATCCTGCAAAAATTCCGATGGACACCAAGACACAATCTCGATCTCTCGTGAGGAAGAAGAGTTGTCTTGTCACCACTCCGAAGAGGTCATAGAATATGAGT GTAACTTCGAAGACTACATCATCATTGAATTACATCGAACAAGTGTAACAGACAGTGACCTTGGTACAACAAGTCAAGGGGCAGAACGTAAAGGCATATTTTTCAACCCAAAGacgaaactttcaaagttcttcGGACTGTTACGTAGATTTTCTAATTTTCTAATTACATGTCTTCTACGCAAGACATCGGCCTTCAAGTCTAAGCAAAGTGAGAAAACCCATGATGGATAA